The Novosphingobium terrae genome has a window encoding:
- a CDS encoding LacI family DNA-binding transcriptional regulator — protein sequence MNRIKNIKELAELAGVSTGTVSRALAGSALISQKTRDRIQALADEHGFRPNVLARNLRIQRTGAIGVLIPLGHETGQHISDPFFITMLGLLADALTERGYDLLLSRVIPTDERWLDRITGSGRVDGVIVIGQSDQSTALDIVADHYRPLVVWGSHAEGQSYCSVGSDNRRGGDLAASHLIERGCQRIAFFGDPGAPEISQRLEGTRDAMARAGLADQLTVLPAHLVAEAAHPDIARFLSQEGQRPQGIVAASDVIAMSALRVLAEQGLSVPGDVRVVGYDGLALGEQTSPRLTTVAQDLTRGAEHLVDMLLRRIAGEDTRSIVMQPELVVRLSS from the coding sequence ATGAACCGGATCAAGAATATCAAGGAGCTGGCCGAACTGGCTGGTGTATCGACAGGCACCGTTTCACGCGCGCTGGCCGGATCAGCGCTGATCAGTCAGAAAACGCGCGATCGTATTCAGGCCCTGGCCGACGAACATGGCTTTCGCCCCAATGTTCTGGCCCGCAATCTGCGCATCCAGCGCACTGGCGCCATTGGCGTGCTGATTCCGCTGGGCCATGAAACCGGGCAGCACATTTCCGACCCCTTCTTCATCACCATGCTGGGCCTGCTCGCCGACGCCCTGACCGAGCGCGGCTATGACCTGCTGCTCAGCCGCGTCATCCCCACGGACGAGCGCTGGCTGGACCGCATCACCGGCTCGGGCCGGGTCGATGGCGTGATCGTCATCGGCCAGTCCGACCAGTCCACCGCGCTGGACATCGTGGCGGATCATTACCGCCCGCTGGTGGTCTGGGGCAGCCATGCGGAGGGCCAGAGCTATTGCTCGGTCGGCTCCGATAACCGCAGGGGCGGCGATCTGGCCGCCAGCCACCTGATCGAACGCGGCTGCCAGCGCATCGCCTTCTTCGGCGATCCCGGCGCTCCGGAAATCTCCCAGCGCCTCGAAGGCACGCGTGACGCCATGGCCCGCGCCGGTCTGGCCGATCAGCTGACGGTGCTGCCCGCGCATCTGGTGGCGGAAGCGGCTCATCCGGATATCGCGCGCTTCCTGTCTCAGGAGGGCCAGCGCCCTCAGGGTATCGTCGCGGCGTCCGACGTGATCGCCATGAGCGCCTTGCGCGTGCTGGCGGAGCAGGGCCTGTCCGTGCCCGGCGATGTGCGGGTGGTGGGCTATGACGGTCTGGCGCTGGGCGAGCAGACCTCGCCCCGTCTGACCACCGTGGCTCAGGATCTGACGCGCGGCGCTGAGCATCTGGTGGATATGCTGCTGCGGCGGATCGCTGGCGAGGATACCAGGAGCATCGTCATGCAGCCGGAACTGGTGGTCCGGCTTTCCAGTTAA
- a CDS encoding ROK family protein yields the protein MADYGLIEAGGTKFVLGIADEARNIHARHQIPTTTPQETLGTAVAWFKDQGLIPEAIGIASFGPLDLDRASPTWGHIPRTPKPHWTGADLVTPFAKAFDCPVAIDTDVNGAALSEYRWGAGVGYQSLLYLTIGTGIGGGFVSGGTLLHGLSHPEMGHIRIARHPQDQNYPGCCPFHGDCFEGLVAGPAIKGRWDASLSDLPEDHPAHAIIAWYIGQAVCTFQAVMEPARIVLGGGVMHTPGLIELVRESATGWANGYFNGDPAEIIVEPVLGDNAGLLGALALVLDEEG from the coding sequence ATGGCAGACTATGGCCTGATCGAGGCTGGCGGCACCAAATTCGTGCTGGGCATCGCCGATGAAGCGCGCAACATTCACGCCCGCCACCAGATCCCCACCACCACGCCACAGGAAACGCTGGGCACCGCCGTCGCCTGGTTCAAGGATCAGGGCCTGATCCCCGAAGCCATCGGCATCGCCAGCTTCGGCCCGCTCGACCTCGACCGCGCCTCGCCCACATGGGGCCATATCCCCCGCACCCCCAAGCCGCACTGGACCGGCGCCGATCTGGTCACGCCCTTTGCCAAGGCCTTTGACTGCCCCGTCGCCATCGACACCGACGTCAATGGCGCGGCCCTTTCCGAATACCGCTGGGGCGCCGGCGTGGGGTACCAGTCGCTGCTTTATCTCACCATCGGCACCGGCATCGGCGGCGGCTTCGTGAGCGGCGGGACATTGCTCCACGGCCTCTCCCACCCCGAGATGGGGCATATCCGCATCGCCCGCCACCCGCAGGACCAGAACTACCCCGGCTGCTGCCCCTTCCACGGCGACTGCTTCGAGGGCCTCGTGGCAGGCCCGGCCATCAAGGGCCGCTGGGACGCATCCCTGTCGGACCTGCCGGAGGACCATCCCGCCCATGCGATCATCGCATGGTACATCGGTCAGGCCGTCTGCACCTTCCAGGCCGTGATGGAACCTGCCCGCATCGTGCTGGGCGGCGGCGTGATGCACACGCCCGGGCTGATCGAACTGGTGCGGGAGAGCGCCACCGGCTGGGCCAACGGCTATTTCAACGGTGATCCGGCAGAAATCATCGTGGAGCCCGTGTTGGGGGACAATGCCGGCTTGCTCGGGGCTTTGGCTCTGGTGCTGGATGAAGAAGGGTAA
- a CDS encoding GMC family oxidoreductase N-terminal domain-containing protein, with product MPQLYFNHLQTGFLRALAEALFDDFTEMAITTDQVVDNLQTIFSMIGGTKAEEISTAVTLADIAMGPLFTALSVEHRKERIEHRMRDTEFYLFKDMARLRALLYFSYYGYWQDAEDGDAMIEGQKANKDNPVHRQIGFTLPLFRERTPEERPLTRIAGRDINPRHVINREMVAEDIDIIVIGSGSGGSVSARNLARRGYKVLMIEAGPFYPSYNITHEERAMASHLFKHGALQSSKNDEFIVFQGRNVGGSPTINNGICIHLFDDPLTHPDAPNPLDLWDTMGASLDRKRMSASFDAVQDYLQIRPIEPQSSRSNGPHLLRGWGKFVTETDEVWAQRAKAGWFSKNFGPAGTDDACAYCGYCNTGCGYGRRNGMGQSYLPDACTNHGMRILDRTRVERILWQKLPHGRRRATGVEIIDEDGMKHTIAAKKGVVVACGTIASSLLLDRSDVDGTGKGISLNIASPIPCLMPEGTSPAWNEDQMATMVDCGDFLLESHFQPPLSMASLMPGWFGEMDRRMRNYSRICSAGVLFPGDRRGHISGGKLDFQLEEWDRALLRRAAATLAKVHFAGGALEVWPATLKGQTLYPGDDIGAFFENAIRAPGDVTLSSSHPHGGNPIHSDPDEGVVDTELRVHGTENVLVTDASVFPSCIRVNAQFSTMAIAHYATGFGDPFASC from the coding sequence ATGCCACAGCTCTATTTCAACCACCTCCAGACGGGTTTTCTGCGCGCCCTGGCCGAGGCTCTTTTCGACGATTTCACCGAGATGGCGATCACCACCGATCAGGTGGTCGACAATCTGCAGACCATCTTCAGCATGATCGGCGGCACCAAGGCCGAGGAGATCAGCACCGCCGTCACCCTGGCCGATATCGCCATGGGGCCGCTGTTCACCGCCCTGTCGGTCGAACACCGCAAGGAGCGCATCGAACACCGCATGCGCGACACCGAGTTCTATCTTTTCAAGGATATGGCCCGGCTGCGCGCGCTGCTCTATTTCAGCTATTACGGCTATTGGCAGGACGCCGAGGATGGCGATGCCATGATCGAGGGGCAGAAGGCCAACAAGGACAATCCGGTCCATCGCCAGATCGGTTTCACCCTGCCGCTGTTTCGGGAGCGCACGCCGGAGGAACGCCCCCTTACCCGCATCGCTGGGCGCGACATCAACCCGCGCCATGTGATCAACCGCGAGATGGTGGCTGAGGATATCGACATCATCGTCATCGGCTCGGGCTCGGGCGGTTCGGTCTCGGCACGCAATCTGGCGCGGCGCGGTTACAAGGTGCTGATGATCGAGGCGGGGCCTTTCTACCCCTCCTACAACATCACCCATGAAGAGCGGGCGATGGCCTCGCATCTCTTCAAGCATGGGGCGCTGCAATCCTCCAAGAATGACGAGTTCATCGTCTTTCAGGGCCGCAATGTCGGTGGGTCGCCCACGATCAACAACGGCATCTGCATTCACCTGTTCGATGATCCGCTGACTCATCCGGACGCCCCCAACCCGCTCGACCTGTGGGACACGATGGGCGCCTCGCTCGACCGCAAGCGGATGAGCGCCAGCTTCGATGCGGTGCAGGATTATCTGCAGATCCGCCCCATCGAGCCGCAATCCTCGCGCAGCAATGGCCCGCATCTGCTGCGTGGCTGGGGCAAATTCGTCACCGAAACCGATGAGGTCTGGGCGCAGCGTGCAAAAGCAGGCTGGTTCTCCAAGAACTTCGGCCCCGCCGGCACGGACGACGCCTGCGCCTATTGCGGCTATTGCAACACCGGCTGCGGCTATGGGCGCCGCAATGGCATGGGCCAAAGCTATCTGCCCGATGCCTGCACCAACCACGGCATGCGTATCCTCGATCGCACCCGCGTGGAACGCATCCTGTGGCAGAAACTGCCCCATGGGCGCCGCCGCGCCACGGGCGTGGAGATCATCGACGAGGATGGCATGAAGCACACCATCGCCGCGAAAAAGGGCGTGGTGGTGGCCTGCGGCACCATTGCCTCCTCGCTGCTGCTGGATCGTTCGGATGTGGATGGCACCGGCAAGGGTATTTCGCTCAACATCGCCTCGCCCATCCCCTGCCTGATGCCCGAAGGCACAAGTCCGGCCTGGAACGAGGATCAGATGGCCACCATGGTCGATTGCGGGGATTTCCTGCTGGAAAGCCATTTCCAGCCGCCGCTCTCCATGGCCTCGCTGATGCCGGGCTGGTTCGGCGAGATGGACCGGCGAATGCGCAATTACAGCCGGATCTGCTCGGCAGGTGTGCTGTTCCCGGGGGACCGGCGCGGGCATATCTCGGGCGGCAAGCTGGACTTCCAGCTGGAGGAATGGGATCGTGCCCTGCTGCGCCGCGCCGCCGCCACGCTGGCCAAGGTGCATTTCGCAGGCGGCGCGCTGGAGGTATGGCCCGCCACGCTCAAAGGCCAGACGCTCTATCCCGGTGACGATATCGGCGCCTTCTTCGAGAATGCGATCCGCGCGCCGGGCGATGTCACCCTCTCCTCCTCGCACCCCCATGGCGGCAATCCGATCCACAGCGATCCCGACGAAGGCGTGGTGGACACCGAATTGCGCGTGCATGGCACGGAGAATGTGCTGGTCACCGATGCCAGCGTCTTCCCCTCCTGCATCCGGGTGAATGCGCAATTCTCGACCATGGCCATCGCGCACTACGCCACCGGCTTTGGCGATCCTTTCGCGAGTTGCTGA
- a CDS encoding chemotaxis protein CheW — translation MQRELITFEVAGQVFGLDIMAIREIRAWTPTTRLPHVPTYVAGVVNLRGTVLPVVDLAARLGWEPTVPTPRHAIIVTQLGGKSCGLIVDAVSDIVTIDGETLQQPPTTSSDPIVSFLEGLAAIDERMVMVLNLAALAEDHQAGEAA, via the coding sequence ATGCAGCGCGAACTCATCACCTTCGAAGTGGCCGGGCAGGTCTTCGGCCTCGACATCATGGCGATCCGCGAGATCCGCGCATGGACCCCGACCACCCGCCTGCCCCATGTGCCGACCTATGTGGCCGGCGTGGTCAATCTGCGCGGCACGGTGCTGCCGGTGGTCGATCTGGCCGCAAGGCTGGGCTGGGAACCCACCGTGCCCACCCCGCGCCATGCCATCATCGTCACCCAGCTGGGCGGGAAATCCTGCGGGCTGATCGTCGATGCCGTCAGCGACATCGTCACCATCGATGGCGAGACCTTGCAGCAGCCGCCCACCACCAGCAGCGATCCCATCGTCAGCTTTCTGGAAGGGCTGGCCGCGATCGATGAGCGGATGGTGATGGTGCTCAATCTGGCCGCGCTGGCCGAAGACCATCAGGCAGGTGAAGCGGCATGA
- a CDS encoding response regulator — MTTRILTVDDSASMRALLNHALTGQGFDVAQAEDGEVALEWLAMNEVDVVITDINMPRLDGFGLIERLRQGSRHRDRPILVLTTESSEEKKARARQAGATGWIIKPFDPEKLVAAVRRVAH; from the coding sequence ATGACCACCCGAATTCTGACCGTTGATGACAGCGCCAGCATGCGCGCCCTGCTGAACCATGCCCTGACCGGGCAGGGTTTCGACGTGGCGCAGGCCGAGGATGGCGAAGTCGCCCTCGAATGGCTGGCGATGAATGAGGTCGATGTCGTCATCACCGATATCAACATGCCCCGCCTCGACGGCTTCGGCCTGATCGAGCGCCTGCGCCAGGGCAGCCGCCACCGCGACCGGCCCATTCTGGTGCTGACCACCGAAAGCAGCGAGGAAAAGAAGGCCCGCGCCCGTCAGGCCGGGGCCACCGGCTGGATCATCAAGCCTTTCGATCCGGAAAAGCTGGTCGCCGCAGTTCGTCGCGTCGCTCACTGA
- a CDS encoding chemotaxis protein CheD, which yields MHFIPPISSITRTSILQGQSQVSDQPLAEFSTLLGSCVATCLFDPVAQVGGMNHFLLAEPPAAACRADFDEHYGVYLMEVLINDMLAHGAAKARLRAHLYGGANLNAGLERIGLRNGEFARQFLNHEGITIAREDLGGIHARRVDFRPARGQVRCRIVENTLVSPTTPTPRPLRADGNVELF from the coding sequence ATGCATTTCATCCCTCCGATCTCCTCCATCACGCGGACCAGCATTCTGCAGGGGCAGTCGCAGGTTTCGGACCAGCCGCTGGCGGAGTTCTCCACCCTGCTGGGCAGCTGCGTGGCGACCTGCCTCTTCGATCCGGTGGCGCAGGTGGGCGGCATGAACCATTTCCTGCTGGCCGAGCCGCCCGCCGCCGCCTGCCGCGCCGATTTCGACGAGCATTACGGCGTCTACCTGATGGAAGTGCTGATCAACGACATGCTGGCCCATGGTGCGGCCAAGGCACGGCTGCGCGCGCATCTCTATGGCGGCGCCAATCTCAACGCCGGGCTGGAGCGCATCGGGCTGCGCAATGGCGAATTCGCCCGGCAGTTCCTCAACCACGAAGGCATCACCATCGCGCGCGAGGATCTGGGCGGCATTCACGCCCGCCGCGTCGATTTCCGCCCGGCGCGCGGCCAGGTGCGCTGCCGCATCGTTGAAAACACGCTGGTTTCTCCCACCACTCCAACTCCGCGTCCGCTGCGTGCGGATGGCAATGTCGAACTGTTTTAA
- a CDS encoding protein-glutamate methylesterase/protein-glutamine glutaminase yields MTIRVLIIDDSPTMRAVLGARLSGLRDIHVVGVACNATEGRAAIKELEPDVVTLDIEMPGMNGLDFLDKIMTLRPMPVIIVSGLTREGSDATARALALGAVDCYCKSDHAGSALEDGGRLADMVRNAAKVRVRRHDTPVISQPVRHAAHAAETDLIAIGSSTGGVEALQVLLRGFPEDCPPTMIVQHVDSRFAAAIARTLDAACPAAVLLAEPDMPLRRGHVYLAPGNDRHMMMAGKASMYVKMRPGDPVSGHRPSVDALFHAVAQHVGSRAVGILLTGMGADGAKGLLAMARAGALTIAQDEATSTVFGMPRAAIALGAAQVVAPLARIAQHALT; encoded by the coding sequence GTGACCATCCGCGTGCTGATCATCGATGATTCGCCCACCATGCGCGCCGTGCTGGGCGCGCGCCTGTCAGGCCTGCGCGATATCCATGTGGTGGGCGTGGCCTGCAACGCCACGGAAGGCCGCGCCGCGATCAAGGAGCTGGAGCCCGATGTCGTGACGCTCGACATCGAGATGCCCGGCATGAACGGCCTCGATTTCCTCGACAAGATCATGACGCTTCGCCCCATGCCGGTGATCATCGTCTCGGGCCTGACGCGGGAGGGATCGGATGCCACGGCGCGCGCCCTGGCGCTGGGCGCGGTGGATTGCTACTGCAAGAGCGACCATGCCGGCTCCGCGCTGGAAGACGGCGGCAGGCTGGCCGATATGGTGCGCAATGCCGCCAAGGTGCGGGTGCGGCGCCATGACACGCCGGTCATCTCCCAGCCGGTGCGCCACGCGGCGCATGCGGCGGAAACCGATCTGATCGCCATCGGCTCCTCCACCGGCGGGGTCGAGGCGCTTCAGGTGCTGCTGCGCGGCTTCCCCGAGGATTGCCCGCCCACCATGATCGTGCAGCATGTCGACAGCCGCTTTGCCGCCGCCATCGCCCGCACGCTGGATGCCGCCTGCCCTGCCGCAGTGCTGCTGGCCGAACCCGACATGCCGCTGCGGCGCGGCCACGTCTATCTGGCCCCGGGCAATGACCGCCATATGATGATGGCGGGCAAGGCTTCCATGTATGTGAAGATGCGGCCCGGCGATCCGGTCTCCGGCCATCGCCCCTCGGTCGATGCGCTGTTCCATGCGGTGGCGCAGCATGTGGGCTCCCGCGCTGTGGGCATTCTGCTGACGGGCATGGGGGCCGATGGCGCCAAGGGCCTGCTGGCCATGGCCCGCGCGGGCGCGCTCACCATCGCTCAGGATGAGGCCACCTCCACCGTCTTCGGCATGCCGCGCGCGGCCATCGCGCTGGGTGCGGCCCAGGTGGTGGCGCCGCTGGCGCGCATCGCCCAGCATGCGCTGACGTGA
- a CDS encoding CheR family methyltransferase yields MTGETAPSASKAAPPPAPLFEALPGVSPNVYGEKDFLAMAQMMRAEAGIMLPPGKAILVYSRLAPLVRASNLGTFAAYIVMIRKNAEERRKAVCALTTNHTFFYREAHHFEHFTQAVRPQLVEMLDAGEAVRLWSAGCSSGEEVFSLAMAMLGPDRSEGRRLAKLDLRILGSDIADPPLIKARQGRYDLRDVTHLPLPLRAAWASADATHLEIGPELREVVQFKRLNLHEDWPMRRSFQLILCRNVMIYFDQPTKQKLVTRLAEQLVPGGFLYIGHSERVSGPGEALLEHVGPTIYRRREP; encoded by the coding sequence ATGACGGGCGAAACCGCCCCTTCTGCCTCCAAGGCCGCGCCGCCGCCTGCGCCCCTGTTCGAGGCGCTGCCCGGCGTGAGCCCGAATGTCTATGGCGAGAAGGACTTCCTCGCCATGGCGCAGATGATGCGCGCCGAAGCCGGGATCATGCTGCCGCCGGGCAAGGCCATTCTGGTCTATTCGCGGCTCGCGCCTCTGGTGCGGGCCAGCAATCTGGGCACCTTTGCCGCCTATATCGTGATGATCCGCAAGAATGCCGAGGAGCGCCGCAAGGCGGTCTGCGCGCTCACCACCAACCACACCTTCTTCTACCGCGAGGCCCATCACTTCGAGCATTTCACGCAAGCCGTGCGCCCGCAGCTGGTCGAGATGCTCGATGCCGGGGAAGCGGTGCGCCTGTGGTCGGCGGGCTGTTCGAGCGGTGAGGAGGTCTTTTCCCTCGCCATGGCCATGCTGGGCCCGGACCGTTCCGAAGGGCGCCGTCTGGCCAAGCTCGATCTGCGCATTCTGGGCAGCGATATCGCCGATCCGCCGCTGATCAAGGCGCGGCAGGGGCGGTATGATCTGCGCGATGTCACCCATCTGCCTTTGCCTCTGCGTGCGGCATGGGCCAGCGCGGACGCCACCCATCTGGAGATCGGCCCCGAACTGCGCGAGGTGGTTCAGTTCAAGCGGCTCAATTTGCATGAGGACTGGCCGATGCGCCGCAGCTTCCAGCTGATCCTTTGCCGTAATGTGATGATCTATTTCGACCAGCCCACCAAGCAGAAACTGGTCACGCGCCTTGCCGAGCAGCTGGTGCCCGGCGGCTTCCTCTACATCGGCCACAGCGAGCGGGTCAGCGGCCCGGGCGAGGCGCTGCTGGAGCATGTCGGCCCCACGATCTATCGCAGGAGGGAGCCGTGA
- a CDS encoding chemotaxis protein CheA — MTPEDIQAIFFVECEEAQGAAEAGLAACRAGTQDADTVNAVFRAIHSIKGGAGAFGFTALQAFAHGFETLLSEVREGNAPLNPPLVDLLLRALDKLADHVTAAREGAASPQDSALLMELEAAARYDAAGRFDAPAGKSRAKKASSKATAPSPADSARDDSALDALLAELSAPAPAQPAAGDQPREQGWQIWLRPLAGAMRNGGEPLLLLRELSELGAVCLQCDTSAVPGLDNLDPDQAYLGWTFVVPKSVSEATVREIFDFAGDDCPITIGEGESKWADMPHRPAALTPPPPPPAAEAPAEAAKPETTPAKNPAPPPVGQSIRIDLLKLDKLIDTVGELVIAQAMLAQRLHNDGVAANEELNMLEGLTRDIQDSAMSIRAQPIGSVFSRVPRILRELAASTGKHVTLQTSGEATELDKTVIERLGEPLTHLIRNAVDHGIEKPDERLAKGKSADGTLTLSAEHRSGHILIRIADDGAGIDHVRVLAKAVEKGIVAPDAVLSKEEIESLIFAPGFSTAASITNVSGRGVGMDVVRQNVKELGGRITIDSTPGKGTTFTLTLPLTLAISDGMIVKVGDQTLVVPLAHVVESLRPAPADVQGMGVESMMLNVRGRFIPVISVAHAVGAFDAVERPEQGVLIVVETESAGQAALLVDNIWDQRQFVIKSLDTHYRSVEGVAGATILGDGRVALILNVDTLVARAAGPKGLNPLNLEPIGLEAA, encoded by the coding sequence ATGACCCCGGAGGACATTCAGGCCATCTTCTTCGTCGAATGCGAGGAAGCCCAGGGCGCCGCCGAAGCAGGTCTGGCCGCCTGCCGCGCCGGCACGCAGGACGCTGACACCGTCAATGCCGTGTTCCGCGCGATCCATTCGATCAAGGGCGGCGCAGGCGCTTTCGGCTTTACCGCGCTGCAAGCCTTCGCCCATGGCTTCGAAACGCTGCTCTCCGAAGTGCGCGAGGGCAATGCGCCGCTCAACCCGCCGCTGGTGGATCTGCTGCTGCGCGCGCTCGACAAGCTGGCCGACCATGTGACGGCGGCGCGCGAGGGGGCGGCCTCGCCTCAGGATTCGGCGCTGCTGATGGAGCTGGAGGCCGCCGCACGCTATGATGCGGCGGGGCGTTTCGATGCGCCTGCGGGCAAGTCCAGAGCGAAGAAGGCCAGCTCGAAGGCCACCGCGCCCTCCCCGGCTGACAGCGCGCGGGATGACAGCGCGCTCGATGCGCTGCTGGCCGAGCTTTCCGCGCCTGCGCCAGCCCAGCCTGCGGCGGGCGATCAACCGCGCGAGCAGGGCTGGCAGATCTGGCTGCGTCCGCTGGCCGGGGCGATGCGCAATGGCGGCGAGCCCTTGCTGCTGCTGCGCGAGCTGAGCGAATTGGGCGCCGTCTGCCTGCAATGCGACACCAGCGCCGTGCCCGGCCTCGACAATCTCGACCCCGATCAGGCCTATCTGGGCTGGACCTTTGTGGTCCCCAAATCGGTGTCCGAAGCCACGGTGCGCGAGATCTTCGATTTCGCGGGCGACGATTGCCCCATCACCATCGGCGAGGGCGAAAGCAAATGGGCCGATATGCCCCATCGCCCCGCAGCGCTGACGCCGCCCCCGCCGCCGCCCGCCGCCGAGGCCCCGGCAGAGGCTGCGAAACCCGAAACCACCCCTGCCAAAAACCCCGCGCCACCGCCGGTCGGCCAGTCGATCCGCATCGATCTGCTCAAGCTGGACAAGCTGATCGACACGGTGGGCGAGCTGGTGATCGCTCAGGCCATGCTGGCCCAGCGCCTGCACAATGACGGCGTGGCCGCCAATGAAGAGCTGAACATGCTCGAAGGGCTGACGCGCGACATTCAGGACAGCGCCATGTCGATCCGCGCCCAGCCGATCGGCAGCGTGTTCAGCCGCGTGCCGCGCATTTTGCGCGAGCTGGCGGCCAGCACCGGCAAGCATGTCACGCTGCAAACCTCTGGCGAGGCGACCGAACTCGACAAGACCGTGATCGAGCGCCTTGGTGAACCGCTGACCCATCTGATCCGCAATGCCGTCGATCATGGCATCGAAAAGCCCGATGAGCGCCTCGCCAAGGGCAAGAGCGCCGATGGCACGCTGACGCTTTCCGCCGAACATCGCTCGGGCCATATATTGATCCGCATCGCTGACGATGGCGCGGGGATCGATCATGTCCGCGTGCTGGCCAAGGCGGTGGAAAAGGGCATTGTCGCGCCCGATGCTGTGCTCTCCAAGGAAGAGATCGAAAGCCTGATCTTCGCGCCCGGTTTCTCCACGGCGGCCAGCATCACCAATGTCTCGGGCCGGGGCGTGGGGATGGATGTGGTCCGCCAGAATGTGAAGGAGCTGGGCGGGCGCATCACCATCGATTCCACGCCCGGCAAGGGCACCACCTTCACCCTGACCCTGCCGCTCACCCTCGCCATTTCCGACGGCATGATCGTCAAGGTCGGCGACCAGACGCTGGTGGTGCCGCTGGCCCATGTGGTGGAAAGCCTGCGCCCCGCCCCCGCCGATGTGCAGGGCATGGGGGTGGAAAGCATGATGCTCAATGTGCGCGGGCGCTTTATCCCGGTGATCTCGGTGGCCCATGCCGTGGGCGCCTTCGATGCCGTGGAGCGACCCGAGCAGGGCGTGCTGATCGTGGTGGAGACCGAAAGCGCCGGGCAAGCCGCGCTGCTGGTCGACAACATCTGGGATCAGCGGCAATTCGTGATCAAGAGCCTCGACACGCATTACCGCAGTGTGGAAGGCGTGGCAGGCGCCACCATTCTGGGCGATGGGCGCGTGGCGCTGATCCTCAATGTCGATACGCTGGTGGCGCGCGCCGCAGGGCCCAAAGGCCTTAACCCCCTCAACCTTGAACCGATCGGTCTGGAGGCGGCATGA
- a CDS encoding STAS domain-containing protein — MRIIHLPARCDRAAAQALLPELQAELGSGPLQIDASATEQVGQAMLQVLLSARRTGEGAQITPSPALLHTAQLAGLDVALFDRSEA; from the coding sequence ATGCGCATCATCCATCTCCCCGCCCGCTGCGACAGGGCCGCCGCTCAGGCGCTTTTGCCGGAACTTCAGGCAGAGCTGGGCTCCGGCCCCCTGCAGATCGACGCCAGCGCCACCGAGCAGGTGGGGCAGGCCATGCTGCAGGTGCTGCTCAGCGCGCGGCGCACCGGTGAGGGCGCGCAGATCACCCCCTCGCCCGCGCTGCTGCACACCGCGCAACTCGCCGGGCTGGATGTCGCCCTTTTCGACCGGAGCGAGGCATGA